The following coding sequences are from one Thamnophis elegans isolate rThaEle1 chromosome 5, rThaEle1.pri, whole genome shotgun sequence window:
- the LAMTOR5 gene encoding ragulator complex protein LAMTOR5: MVPDQLMDSRVAGEAAVGKMEGTLETHLEDTMKNPSIAGVLCTDSQGLNLGCRGTLSDEHAGVISVLAQQAAKLTSDPTDIPVVCLESDSGNIMIQKHDGIIVAVHKMAS, translated from the exons ATGGTTCCGGATCAGCTGATGGATTCGAGGGTTGCCGGAGAGGCTGCGGTCGGCAAAATGGAAGGGACGCTGGAGACGCATTTGGAAGATAC TATGAAGAATCCTTCCATTGCGGGAGTCCTCTGCACCGATTCTCAGGGGCTAAATTTGGGCT GTCGTGGCACCCTCTCAGATGAGCATGCAGGTGTAATATCTGTTTTGGCCCAGCAAGCAGCAAAATTAACTTCTGATCCAACAGATATTCCTGTTGTATGTCTTGAATCAGACTCTGG caataTCATGATCCAGAAGCATGATGGCATCATAGTGGCAGTACATAAAATGGCATCTTAA